From Temnothorax longispinosus isolate EJ_2023e chromosome 3, Tlon_JGU_v1, whole genome shotgun sequence, one genomic window encodes:
- the LOC139809923 gene encoding SKA complex subunit 1 isoform X1, translating to MASSICDIKKDRKVTKLQVMIDENRLTKQNENDNLEEIINKQFEKLLELNSATVLIKGKQNIKDELQRVREEVSQLGCGINEMKNQLKRMREQNCRSRELLKLVETLDKRILHQEKNVPPELIQGYQNAKISPNMLGCTVNSTHQLSEQMPSSTKRIEKQEIVKDCKRTLFNEPEICPTISFITEEELNKVPKYMIGRQTSNTLETINNFISGINQTLIAKYTILSLGKAAAQKKGEINLYLHYKKQELDIQEENRYLYFFTAEDYYRQTKTKIDKTKLNLIPALRHWGRLRECRVKNELFYVILINN from the exons ATGGCATCATCCATCTGTGACATCAAAAAGGACAGAAAAGTGACCAAACTG CAAGTTATGATTGACGAAAATAGACTTACAAAACAGAATGAAAACGATAATCTGGAAGAGATAATTAATAAGCAATTCGAGAAACTTCTGGAACTCAACAGCGCCACAGTGTTAATAAAAG GCAAGCAAAATATAAAGGATGAACTTCAGAGAGTGCGCGAGGAAGTATCGCAACTTGGATGTGGCATCAACGAAATGAAAAATCAGTTGAAAAGAATGAGAGAACAGAATTGTCGTTCAAGG GAATTATTGAAGTTAGTTGAAACTTTGGACAAAAGAATTCTCCACCAAGAAAAGAATGTTCCACCCGAGCTCATACAAGGCTACCAGAATGCAAAAATCTCTCCTAATATGTTAGGGTGTACTGTAAATTCAACGCACCAACTGTCGGAACAAATGCCGAGTAGCACCAAAAGGATTGAAAAGCAAGAAATTGTGAAAGATTGTAAAAGAACGCTTTTCAACGAACCAGAAATATGTCCAACAATATCATTTATCACTgaagaagaattaaataaagtacCCAAGTATATGATCGGGAGGCAAACAAGTAATACCTTGGAGacaattaataactttataagtGGTATAAATCAGACATTAATTGCGAAATATACGATTTTATCGTTGGGGAAGGCTGCCGCTCAAAAAAAGGGTGAAATTAATCtgtatttacattataaaaagcAGGAACTCGATATCCAAGAAGAAAATC gCTACCTCTACTTTTTCACAGCTGAGGATTATTACAGACAAACGAAAACAAAGATTGATAAGACCAAGTTAAACTTGATACCTGCATTACGCCATTGGGGGCGTTTACGAGAATGCAgggttaaaaatgaattattctatgttatattaattaataattaa
- the LOC139809923 gene encoding SKA complex subunit 1 isoform X2 produces the protein MIDENRLTKQNENDNLEEIINKQFEKLLELNSATVLIKGKQNIKDELQRVREEVSQLGCGINEMKNQLKRMREQNCRSRELLKLVETLDKRILHQEKNVPPELIQGYQNAKISPNMLGCTVNSTHQLSEQMPSSTKRIEKQEIVKDCKRTLFNEPEICPTISFITEEELNKVPKYMIGRQTSNTLETINNFISGINQTLIAKYTILSLGKAAAQKKGEINLYLHYKKQELDIQEENRYLYFFTAEDYYRQTKTKIDKTKLNLIPALRHWGRLRECRVKNELFYVILINN, from the exons ATGATTGACGAAAATAGACTTACAAAACAGAATGAAAACGATAATCTGGAAGAGATAATTAATAAGCAATTCGAGAAACTTCTGGAACTCAACAGCGCCACAGTGTTAATAAAAG GCAAGCAAAATATAAAGGATGAACTTCAGAGAGTGCGCGAGGAAGTATCGCAACTTGGATGTGGCATCAACGAAATGAAAAATCAGTTGAAAAGAATGAGAGAACAGAATTGTCGTTCAAGG GAATTATTGAAGTTAGTTGAAACTTTGGACAAAAGAATTCTCCACCAAGAAAAGAATGTTCCACCCGAGCTCATACAAGGCTACCAGAATGCAAAAATCTCTCCTAATATGTTAGGGTGTACTGTAAATTCAACGCACCAACTGTCGGAACAAATGCCGAGTAGCACCAAAAGGATTGAAAAGCAAGAAATTGTGAAAGATTGTAAAAGAACGCTTTTCAACGAACCAGAAATATGTCCAACAATATCATTTATCACTgaagaagaattaaataaagtacCCAAGTATATGATCGGGAGGCAAACAAGTAATACCTTGGAGacaattaataactttataagtGGTATAAATCAGACATTAATTGCGAAATATACGATTTTATCGTTGGGGAAGGCTGCCGCTCAAAAAAAGGGTGAAATTAATCtgtatttacattataaaaagcAGGAACTCGATATCCAAGAAGAAAATC gCTACCTCTACTTTTTCACAGCTGAGGATTATTACAGACAAACGAAAACAAAGATTGATAAGACCAAGTTAAACTTGATACCTGCATTACGCCATTGGGGGCGTTTACGAGAATGCAgggttaaaaatgaattattctatgttatattaattaataattaa
- the LOC139809585 gene encoding uncharacterized protein: MVYTCNICGEAYNLQAAITFHRIPKNKGRREAWLKSIGTKIRNFKPPLSAKVCSQHFTTDSFYLSIDGKRLLKADAIPTLFHITRRRLETYPENENDNIYENLQHENEANPTIMAVSSTVTTQSDTANEIHNLDATCETLSTSRTIVPQTETQHLSSETRQNVISIDEENSQNCNKLRKQLQEANARNAMLQQKLTCLQQKNRRFEKSIKKLLTLLKHFYKRTKCYQKMLVRYSNKVMNTRI, translated from the exons atgGTTTATACATGTAACATATGTGGAGAAGCATATAATTTGCAGGCAGCTATAACTTTCCATAG aatcccgaaaaataaaggtagaagAGAAGCTTGGCTGAAGTCCATTGggacaaaaataagaaacttCAAACCACCTTTGTCGGCGAAGGTTTGCAGTCAACATTTTACCACcgattcattttatttatctatagaCGGAAAGCGTCTTTTAAAGGCCGATGCTATACcaactttatttcatataacg CGACGAAGATTAGAAACCTACCCTGAAAATGAAAACgacaatatttatgaaaacttACAACATGAGAATGAAGCTAATCCAACTATTATGGCTGTATCATCTACAGTGACAACACAATCTGATACAGCTAATGAGATTCATAATTTGGATGCAACTTGCGAAACATTATCCACTTCTAGAACTATCGTACCACAAACTGAAACGCAACACTTATCTAGTGAAACAAg acAAAATGTTATATCTATAGATGAAGAAAATTCACAGAATTGCAACAAGCTGCGAAAACAATTACAAGAAGCCAACGCACGCAATGCCATGTTACAGCAGAAACTGACATGTTTGCAGCAAAAAAATAGACGTTtcgaaaaaagtataaaaaagttattgacattattgaaacatttttacaaaagaacGAAGTGCTATCAAAAGATGCTTGTAAGATATTCAAATAAAGTAATGAATACGCGCATCTAA